In Paenibacillus xylanilyticus, the genomic window GCAAGAGTGGTACCGCGGAGGGGATATAACCCGCCGTCTCTTAGATGAGATGGCGGGTTATTTGTTTTGCTGCCGGCAGCAAATGGGTGGGGTATGGAAGGGTATCGTTTAAGAATGGTGAGCAGGAATTGAATTCAGGAGTGCAAGTCGACGTGCACTCAGGAGAGAAAAAAACAGCATGGATAATGTTTATCATGGAATACACATACATTGAAATTAATGGAGGCGGAGTATAATGACAACGGAAATGAACAAGCGGAAAATTGAGATTTTTGATACCACACTGCGTGATGGAGAACAGGCACCTGGCGCCAGTCTGCAGCCGGAACAAAAAATTGAGCTGGCTCACCAGCTGGCTGCGCTTGGCATTGACGTCATTGAGCCTGGATTCCCGATCTCCAGCCCAGGGGAGTTCGCGGCGGTTCAGGCGATATCCAGACAACTGCAAAACGTGGAAATTTGCGGGTTCGCCCGTGCGGTCAAAGGAGACATAGACGCTGCAGTGAAAGCAACAGCTGATGCTGCACGACGCCGGATTCACCTGTTCATCTCTTCTTCAGATATCCACATTGAGCACCAATTGCGCCGTCCACGCAGTGAGGTTGTCGCTACTGCACGGGAGATGGTGTCCTATGCACGCCAGTTTACCGACATTGTGGAATTCACGGCGATGGATGCAGCCCGAACCAAAATGGATGACCTGATCGAGATGATTGAGGTAGCTATTGAAGCTGGGGCCAGCATCATCAATCTGCCGGATACCGTCGGTTACGCGCTGCCCCATGAATACGGAGAGATGTTCCGCCGTGTCCGCGAGGGGGCCAGAGGTGGCGATCAAGTACGGTATAGCGCCCACTGTCATAATGATCTGGGACTTGCAGTGGCCAACAGTTTGGCTGCGATCGCGAACGGGGCTTCCCAGATCGAAGTAACGATCAACGGAATTGGGGAGCGTACAGGTAACTGTGCATTGGAGGAGCTGATCATGGCACTGGAGACACGCGGAGATGCCATTGGTGCTACAACGAATATCAAATTGAATCAGCTATACGAGACGTCCCGCCAGATCAGCCGCGCCATGCACTTCCCGATTGCTTATAACAAGCCGGTGGTCGGACGCAATGCGTTCCAGCATGAATCGGGAATTCACCAGGATGGACTGCTGAAAAATCGGAACACCTATGAAATCATGGACCCTGAAGCGTTGGGTATTCCGCGCAGCATGATCATTCTGGGAAAACATTCGGGTCGTCACGCCCTGAAAGACCGTGTTCGCAAGTACGGTTTCGAACCGGATGAGCAGCAAATGGAACAATTGTACGAAGTGTTCAAGGAAACGGCCGACAAGCAAAAAGTGGTCAGTGACGATCAGCTGCTTCAAATGGTCAGCCAGACGATGAACATTCCTGCGCAGGATTATGAGCTGGTTGAACTGCAGGTAACGGCAGGCAGCATGACAGATCGGATGGCAGCCGTTCGGATCCGGACAGGTGCGGGCGAACAGACGTATTCTGCCGTTGGCAGCGGACCGGTAGAAGCAGCCATCCGTGCGATCGGTCAGAGTATTTCCGATGATATCAGCTTCGTGGATATGGAAATCCATGCGCTGAGCGGAGGAGAAGAGGCGACAGCAGAGGCGGCTGTTGCTGTGGAACGTGCAGGACGGGAATTCAGAGGAACGGCTACGCACAATGATATTGTTATGGCAGCAGGTCTTGCTTATGTGGCAGCATGTAACGCTGCGGGACTCAAGGCAGAGTCAACGGAAAGCGACAAGTCGGTACACGTATAGATCTGCACGCAGTGCGAGAAAAGGTTGAATAAGCAAGGTAAAAGAGTAAAGTGACTTATCAGAAATCGAAAAGCAGACCTTAGATCAGAAGGTCTGCTTTTGTCTGATTATGTGAGATAATCTATATAAGTAAAAAGCGATCTGTCAAGGTGTGATTATAGTTATCCACATATTCAGGATAATTTGTGGGTAACTGAACCAAAGTCAATCCAGCAATGTTTTCGAAACTAAAAGGGTTTAGGGGATAGTATCCACCCCTTGTATCCACAAAGTTGTGGATAACGTGGATAACTTGGTGGATAAATATGGTTTTTGTTCAAAAATGCGATTCTACCGCTGTATAATTAACTTCATTAAACTGCTTGCTATCTTGCTTTTCTGTGGATAAATATGAAATGGAGCAGAGTAAAAATATTTTTCACAATTCGAGTAAATTTGACAAATGCAAAATCTCTAAATTAATCTCTGAAGCGATTCATATTAAAACAAAAAAGCCGATCCGGTCTGGTCAAGACCCCATTTTGTAGACATTGAAAAAAGACCCTAGGCGGCAAACTGACGTCGGTACTCTACCGGCGTCAGTTTTTTTAGTTTCCGTTGTGGCCGCCT contains:
- a CDS encoding 2-isopropylmalate synthase gives rise to the protein MTTEMNKRKIEIFDTTLRDGEQAPGASLQPEQKIELAHQLAALGIDVIEPGFPISSPGEFAAVQAISRQLQNVEICGFARAVKGDIDAAVKATADAARRRIHLFISSSDIHIEHQLRRPRSEVVATAREMVSYARQFTDIVEFTAMDAARTKMDDLIEMIEVAIEAGASIINLPDTVGYALPHEYGEMFRRVREGARGGDQVRYSAHCHNDLGLAVANSLAAIANGASQIEVTINGIGERTGNCALEELIMALETRGDAIGATTNIKLNQLYETSRQISRAMHFPIAYNKPVVGRNAFQHESGIHQDGLLKNRNTYEIMDPEALGIPRSMIILGKHSGRHALKDRVRKYGFEPDEQQMEQLYEVFKETADKQKVVSDDQLLQMVSQTMNIPAQDYELVELQVTAGSMTDRMAAVRIRTGAGEQTYSAVGSGPVEAAIRAIGQSISDDISFVDMEIHALSGGEEATAEAAVAVERAGREFRGTATHNDIVMAAGLAYVAACNAAGLKAESTESDKSVHV